A single genomic interval of Asterias amurensis chromosome 1, ASM3211899v1 harbors:
- the LOC139939913 gene encoding TATA box-binding protein-associated factor RNA polymerase I subunit A-like: MTMDKSNDQESSGDDFQTDGKTLHDAESINDASKDVSDADTSDTSILDSDDPGNLEEDEEEKEEEHLPGLKDFLKKNVTHRFSVGEKTGLPLLLACLRECLLTHRWNEASHAVEMMCLYPTQQYEDYVWKCGVEILYSHPGSDPALIEQFNSKLEGVNKQLKKKRLEKVFYLLSRQQYKEAHLEVRSFKRSRRTKLRKEDAKTSKFWELLINSYSGMLQYMTWHQNFKSVDRESQEDDTAESGEFEGRRACVSLGKFSGRPGVWDIFITKHVEILETMGKIEEAKEVLEKYCTQCQDNPNAFRYLYRFLKRNNGSESDLMQILKEFVRRIPSDPLALELVRLQQLAVKSKKKKKYNERIHALTNTLFNVLDYPYWYKSLKPWKILAKYLTKAFRRQDAVAIKTAQDCWSMRNWWPSYHFDVKSAQGLLKSNKKVVLQKALVAIFLHTPESQFVNIVKKHFMKKDETKYIKLLEDAAELFEEYDLIS; this comes from the exons ATGACGATGGACAAATCGAACGACCAAGAATCGAGTGGTGATGATTTTCAAACG GATGGAAAAACACTGCATGATGCAGAGTCAATAAATGATGCATCTAAGGATGTGAGTGATGCCGACACATCGGACACGTCAATCTTGGATTCTGATGACCCTGGAAACcttgaagaagatgaagaagaaaaagaggAGGAACACCTGCCTGGTCTCAAAGACTTTCTCAAAA AGAATGTTACACACAGATTTAGCGTTGGAGAGAAGACAGGCCTCCCTTTGCTACTAGCTTGCCTGAGGGAGTGTCTACTAACACATCGATGGAATGAAGCAAGTCATGCTGTGGAAATGATGTGCCTTTACCCTACACAACAGTATGAAGATTATGTATGGAAG TGTGGTGTGGAGATTTTATACAGTCATCCAGGCTCAGACCCTGCTTTGATTGAACAGTTCAACAG TAAACTAGAAGGGGTCAATAAACAACTGAAGAAGAAGAGATTGGAGAAGGTATTTTACCTCCTTAGTAGACAGCAATATAAAGAAGCTCATCTGGAAGTCAGG TCTTTCAAGCGTTCCAGACGAACCAAACTGCGGAAAGAGGACGCGAAGACATCCAAGTTCTGGGAGTTGTTGATCAACTCCTACTCGGGGATGCTACAGTACATGACATGGCATCAGAATTTCAAGTCTGTTGACAGAGAGAGTCAGGAGGACGATACCGCTG AGAGTGGAGAGTTTGAGGGGAGGAGAGCTTGTGTGAGCCTGGGAAAATTCTCTGGTAGACCTGGTGTCTGGGATATCTTCATCACTAAACATGTTGAG ATACTGGAGACGATGGGTAAGATAGAGGAAGCCAAGGAGGTCCTTGAGAAGTACTGCACTCAGTGTCAAGACAATCCCAATGCCTTCAGATATCTCTACAGATTTCTCAAACGCAATAATGGAAGTGAAAGCGATCTGATGCAGATTCTCAAG GAGTTTGTGAGAAGAATTCCCTCGGACCCACTTGCATTAGAGCTTGTGCGTCTCCAGCAGCTGGCAGTCAaatcaaagaagaaaaagaaatacaACGAAAGAATTCATGCACTCACCAATACACTATTCAATGTGTTGGACTATCCATACTGGTATAAGAGTCTAAAACCCTGGAAGATTCTTGCAAAATACCTTACAAAGGCATTTCGGAG ACAGGATGCTGTCGCTATCAAAACAGCTCAGGATTGTTGGAGCATGAGAAACTGGTGGCCATCTTACCACTTTGATGTCAAGTCAGCTCAAGGTCTACTCAAGAGCAATAAGAAAGTCGTACTGCAGAAAGCTCTGGTTGCCATTTTCCTTCACACCCCAG AATCACAGTTTGTGAACATTGTGAAGAAGCACTTCATGAAGAAAGACGAGACAAAATACATCAAGCTCCTAGAGGATGCAGCTGAATTATTTGAAGAATATGACCTGATATCATAG
- the LOC139937426 gene encoding thioredoxin-related transmembrane protein 1-like isoform X2: MTDQVVLVLQTGGTIDKDYPHVKGGYAFEIGESAVMVMMQRILTDVTFEYQTVCRKDSQDIDDDDSYAPWCPACKSVAPVWSTFSVDSRSLNIQVGEVDVSSSPGLSGRFMVTSLPTFYHVRNGEFRIYSGSRNLNDFLEYIEMERYTELTPVSPWKAPDSIFMTIVSSIFRVSMQVRSFHLTMTTDYGFPAWSVYVFFAVCTVLMGLTLGMVFVFITDCLCPTRHPTRRLETSSDEPEAHPKITEEDEEEQEEEEEGIAGEEPTPQGDAPGDEGGDTSLRKRKTDAESTEAKD, encoded by the exons ATGACGGATCAAGTAGTATTAGTTTTGCAAACAGGTG GTACAATAGACAAAGACTACCCCCATGTGAAGGGAGGTTATGCTTTTGAGATTGGGGAATCTGCAGTGATGGTTATGATGCAGAGAATCCTGACTGATGTGACATTTGAGTATCAGACGGTATGCAGGAAAGATAGTCAGGATATAGATGATGATGACAG CTATGCCCCATGGTGTCCAGCTTGCAAGTCCGTAGCTCCAGTGTGGTCAACCTTCTCAGTTGATAGTAGAAGCCTCAATATCCAAGTGGGTGAAGTGGACGTGAGTTCTTCACCGGGACTCAGCGGTCGATTCATGGTCACCTCATTGCCGACCTTTTATCA TGTCCGTAATGGGGAGTTTAGAATCTACAGTGGATCCCGTAATTTGAATGACTTTTTGGAATACATTGAGATGGAGCGATATACTGAGCTTACACCTGTATCACCCTGGAAGGCACCTGACTCCATCTT CATGACCATTGTGTCATCCATCTTCAGAGTGTCTATGCAAGTCAGG AGTTTTCATTTGACAATGACGACAGATTATGGTTTCCCTGCATGGAGTGTGTACGTCTTCTTTGCTGTCTGCACAGTACTGATGGGTCTAACTCTTGGAATG GTCTTTGTCTTCATCACTGATTGCCTTTGCCCAACAAGGCATCCAACAAGACGTCTTGAAACAAGCAGCGATGAACCAGAAGCTCACCCCAAGATAACAGAGGAAGATGAGGAGGAgcaggaggaggaggaggaaggtATAGCAGGTGAGGAACCCACACCTCAAGGAGATGCTCCTGGGGATGAGGGAGGTGATACCTCTCTAAGAAAACGGAAAACAGACGCAGAATCCACAGAGGCAAAGGACTGA
- the LOC139937426 gene encoding thioredoxin-related transmembrane protein 1-like isoform X1: MEKVTLLALLAVFIVFAEANVVEITDENWRTIMEGEWMLKFYAPWCPACKSVAPVWSTFSVDSRSLNIQVGEVDVSSSPGLSGRFMVTSLPTFYHVRNGEFRIYSGSRNLNDFLEYIEMERYTELTPVSPWKAPDSIFMTIVSSIFRVSMQVRSFHLTMTTDYGFPAWSVYVFFAVCTVLMGLTLGMVFVFITDCLCPTRHPTRRLETSSDEPEAHPKITEEDEEEQEEEEEGIAGEEPTPQGDAPGDEGGDTSLRKRKTDAESTEAKD, from the exons ATGGAAAAGGTGACTTTGTTGGCCCTTTTGGCCGTATTTATAGTGTTTGCCGAAGCCAATGTGGTAGAAATTACTGATGAAAACTGGAGAACTATAATGGAGGGAGAATGGATGTTAAAATT CTATGCCCCATGGTGTCCAGCTTGCAAGTCCGTAGCTCCAGTGTGGTCAACCTTCTCAGTTGATAGTAGAAGCCTCAATATCCAAGTGGGTGAAGTGGACGTGAGTTCTTCACCGGGACTCAGCGGTCGATTCATGGTCACCTCATTGCCGACCTTTTATCA TGTCCGTAATGGGGAGTTTAGAATCTACAGTGGATCCCGTAATTTGAATGACTTTTTGGAATACATTGAGATGGAGCGATATACTGAGCTTACACCTGTATCACCCTGGAAGGCACCTGACTCCATCTT CATGACCATTGTGTCATCCATCTTCAGAGTGTCTATGCAAGTCAGG AGTTTTCATTTGACAATGACGACAGATTATGGTTTCCCTGCATGGAGTGTGTACGTCTTCTTTGCTGTCTGCACAGTACTGATGGGTCTAACTCTTGGAATG GTCTTTGTCTTCATCACTGATTGCCTTTGCCCAACAAGGCATCCAACAAGACGTCTTGAAACAAGCAGCGATGAACCAGAAGCTCACCCCAAGATAACAGAGGAAGATGAGGAGGAgcaggaggaggaggaggaaggtATAGCAGGTGAGGAACCCACACCTCAAGGAGATGCTCCTGGGGATGAGGGAGGTGATACCTCTCTAAGAAAACGGAAAACAGACGCAGAATCCACAGAGGCAAAGGACTGA
- the LOC139937340 gene encoding TAF6-like RNA polymerase II p300/CBP-associated factor-associated factor 65 kDa subunit 6L yields MSDDKKFVVLSTDSVKTVAESVGIGSLSEEIAGMLAEDVCYRLREITQASTQFMKHAKRKRLNVEDFNKALRWSDVEPVHGYGSPDPVTFVPIKDSELFFAEDKEINLTDIATDNKVLSGSGKTSVKASWVSIEGVQKPSGSQASAGFTHHIQSLASNLQQYYKDVTKAIFDLDDHQMEITLMDLRKNTKISGLLPYLVNLASCGIKMVSHDLGQLTRLLQLVDALIHNQSLYLGPYLVQLISTVMYCILEPLAVSINPLNDHWALRDYAARLLSKILRSSTEIVGRFRHQLLATLKEVLSDPARPLCSHYGAVVGLCALGTRAVEEVFVSQLSSYWPTLQQVLEDTSISNSQVKGDGHKVHGAILAAAEMLLRARQNQPILEDSDHPTFDQSPNTSPDHQSDFPFGSASHLVHLSSSGVKSNADKDDTKPQKTYTVSELYNELYEYLGDSLTLRIYPSELAEEQPVEEPPKDIDLMRLLNADSHNEHLHGGGSLKLNRQKHPNRPRLLSGGTGREGLRPRHGKTPKKVRGRAACLKDAFPLAKTIKIHKSDFTTQLSVPGHLASLRTKGSSESSGAIPSWLTSNSDVWKINMRMPLYGKRRLSGGHYQRTVSDLSACL; encoded by the exons ATGTCAGACGATAAAAAGTTTGTGGTGCTGTCAACGGATTCAGTAAAAACAGTAGCGGAGAGTGTTGGTATTGGCAGTTTATCTGAAGAGATTGCTGGGATGCTGGCAGAAGATGTGTGCTACAGATTACGTGAAATAACTCAG GCAAGCACCCAGTTTATGAAGCATGCCAAACGCAAACGTCTGAATGTTGAAGATTTCAACAAAGCACTGCGGTGGAGTGACGTGGAG CCAGTACATGGCTATGGATCCCCTGACCCTGTGACCTTTGTGCCCATCAAAGATTCTGAGCTATTCTTTGCCGAAGATAAAGAGATCAACTTGACGGATATTGCCACAGACAATAAAGTACTGTCAGGATCTGGCAAGACGTCAGTCAAAG CATCTTGGGTTTCTATTGAAGGAGTCCAGAAACCATCCGGATCTCAGGCTAGTGCAG GATTCACCCACCATATTCAAAGTCTGGCGTCCAATCTCCAGCAGTATTATAAAGATGTTACCAAGGCAATCTTTGATTTAGATGACCATCAGATGGAG ATAACTCTCATGGATCTGAGGAAGAACACCAAGATATCTGGACTGTTGCCATACTTAGTCAACCTTGCATCTTGTGGTATTAAGATGGTCAGTCATGACTTGGGCCAGTTGACACGCCTTCTGCAGCTTGTGGATGCCCTTATTCATAACCAGTCCTTGTACCTAGGACCGTAC CTTGTGCAACTGATATCTACAGTGATGTACTGTATACTAGAACCTTTAGCTGTCTCCATCAATCCATTGAATGACCACTGGGCTCTAAGAGACTATGCTGCCAGATTACTCTCTAAAATACTCAG ATCCTCAACTGAGATTGTAGGCCGATTTAGACACCAGCTCTTAGCCACATTGAAGGAAGTTTTAAGTGACCCAGCAAGACCACTATGTTCACACTATGGGGCTGTTGTGGGACTGTGTGCTCTTGGGACTAGG GCAGTGGAGGAGGTGTTTGTGAGTCAACTTTCCAGCTATTGGCCGACTCTTCAGCAAGTCTTGGAAGATACTTCAATCTCCAACTCGCAGGTCAAGGGAGATGGTCACAAGGTTCATGGAGCCATTCtg GCTGCGGCTGAAATGCTCCTGCGAGCAAGGCAAAATCAACCCATCTTGGAGGACTCTGACCATCCAACCTTTGATCAGTCCCCTAACACCAGCCCTGATCATCAATCAGACTTTCCCTTCGGTTCAGCCAGCCATCTCGTTCATCTCAGCAGCAGTGGCGTTAAGAGCAACGCTGACAAAGATGACACCAAACCACAAAAGACATACACAGTTTCTGAGCTGTATAATGAACTCTACGAGTACCTCGGCGACAGCCTTACTCTTAGGATATATCCTTCGGAGCTTGCGGAGGAGCAGCCTGTCGAGGAACCCCCTAAAGATATTGATCTAATGCGACTGCTGAATGCGGATTCTCATAATGAGCACCTTCATGGAGGAGGATCGCTGAAGCTAAACAGACAAAAGCATCCCAACAGACCACGCCTTCTCTCTGGAGGAACAGGTAGAGAGGGGCTCCGCCCGCGCCATGGTAAGACACCCAAGAAGGTCCGTGGGAGAGCTGCCTGTCTCAAGGATGCCTTCCCTTTAGCAAAGACAATCAAGATACACAAGTCTGATTTCACAACACAGTTGAGCGTTCCTGGACACTTGGCAAGTTTGCGGACCAAGGGCTCATCTGAGAGTAGTGGGGCAATACCCTCGTGGTTGACAAGTAACTCTGATGTATGGAAGATTAACATGAGGATGCCTTTGTACGGGAAGAGGAGGTTAAGTGGAGGTCATTATCAGAGAACTGTGAGCGACTTGAGTGCTTGCTTGTAA